In the genome of Pyrobaculum islandicum DSM 4184, the window CCGGGGACTCGGGCGGTTGTCTCCACCGGCTTAAATATCGCTTCTATGTTTTTCTCTATGAGAAACGCATATTTAGAGGCGTGTTCCTGTAGTCTTGTCGTGTCTATCTGGGTCTCCGCTAGTTTAGCCACGGCGTTTATAAGCTTGAGAGCTGCTCCTACGTCTGGCCCAACGCGGCCTACTAGATCGTTTAAAATTAGCATAACGTCGCGGTGTGTCGAAATCTTGCCGCTGTCTACAAGTCTTTTTATTGCGGTGAGCAGCTTGGATTCTGCAATTAACAAAGCTCCGTCTATACCACGGCCTAATACAGCGTCTAAATAAGCACCTTCTAGCCCAGTCACGGTGGCCTCTTTTATAGGCTCAAAACCGTATTGTCTAAACTTTTCGACTAGGTTTTCCTCAGTGACGAAATAAACAGCGTCGCTTTCTTTTTCGCCTACGGCAGGCATGGCCGAGAGACAGACGGCCAGTTTTATCTTGTTTTCCTCT includes:
- a CDS encoding proteasome assembly chaperone family protein, which codes for MRLEVKMSSLPRDKKNILVMACPEPSLAGVVAVEYLIDALSMEEIGAIRITEMPPVIAVVNGAAKLPYRIFYSRQAGIVAIRQHVPIPPQIYAEFIRRVLDWAEENKIKLAVCLSAMPAVGEKESDAVYFVTEENLVEKFRQYGFEPIKEATVTGLEGAYLDAVLGRGIDGALLIAESKLLTAIKRLVDSGKISTHRDVMLILNDLVGRVGPDVGAALKLINAVAKLAETQIDTTRLQEHASKYAFLIEKNIEAIFKPVETTARVPGKEIPLVF